TATAAAAGGAGGCGTGGTGGGTACAGACCCAGAATTTGGCTGAAAATTATgatgaacaataaatattttttcttaaaaaaaaacatctagGTGTTGTATTAAAGttgtttcaaaatgtattgtgtaatTGTATTATCTGAATGCCAGATACTTTTACTTTCACCAACTAAGGGAGTCCGggtgtcgtacgaggcgactaagggacatatagattgtcaacaatagcattactggtagtaaaatcacagtcacATTGATAAccataaaaatgttgatggtttatttttaacgctaAGTCCGGGCATAGGACAGAATGTGACCAGGAACGAAGTTATGAATATGAGTATGAAGTTATGAGATAGAACCAAtaggaaaattttaaaactaaccTATAAACTTTTCCAGACATGACATATTCGAAACTATCAGCGCGGTTTCCCTCCGTCTCTAACGGATTCCACTCTCCGCCGTCAGGGTACCCATCCTCCCTGAGTGTCGTGGCGAGAACCAATCTAAATTTATCACCCAATTCCATAGGGTAAATCCAAGAATTTATGTCCAGAATCAGGTCCATTTTAAATGACTCAGATTCACAGTGCAATCGACTTACTCTGTCGAATTTCTTTCCCTCTGGATCCATGTCTTTCACATTGAATATATCTTCAAATAATACGCCCGccattacttaattttattattgaaacttAAATCTAACTAAAAGCACACTATGCCGGCGATTATccacacaataaataataaacaatcttGACAGTGACATAGTTGACAATGACAAACATATTCTGGGTTGCCAACGTCATTATAAACATTACCCTAATGAACACATATCACAGGAGTGTCCACAGTCTCACTCAAGTTACTTAAACTTTAATATCATGTTCTTACTTACCTAATTATGTGAAGCAGAACTAAATTtacagattattttaattcaagctTATCCAGATTTCGAGataccaaaacaattttagacGAAACGTGCTTTCAATGGAGTGATTCTGTGAACTGTGAATATCCCTTATCGCATCGCTCACACTCGAATTCACATCGGaattcacatttattaaagctcagcgcagatggcgctactgggaCCTCTGCTTTCCATACTATATATGTCCGATATTTCCACTTCAATAAAACATGCCAATTTCCATAAACGAatgatataaatgaatattttaattatgatactaaaaaacaataaaaaactaagATTTCTATGGTTTTGTAAtggtaaatgtaattttattaatattaagataatactataataatagattaaattgataactttgttattaaaaaatattgcatgcctGAAAGGGCAATCTGTTGAAACTCTTACTTATATTTACCATTCTtatgtatctgtatgtatgtacatgtccacagattttgcaataaatgttttttactttGACTCCATATGTACGCAGAcgacaattatatatatctttcaAACCCGATCAAGTTGAATGAGCTGTAACTAAGCTAAACAGTGATCTTGAGCACCTGTACAAATGGTCTAATCATAATGGCCTTCATTTAAAcccaaaaaaattgaaatgtataATCCTTGGTACTTTTCATCAAATACATGAAATTCAGTGTCAATCGTGttgtcatgtttttttttgtttatcatcACTTGTGTTTCGGAATCTCGTAATCTTGGATTGTTGATGGATTCTGAACTTCGATTTCATTCACACATTGTAGAAATTGCAAGAAACTGTTTTTACCGCCTTAAactgttatataaaatcaGAGATTACCTAAGCCCTAAACTGCGTATCTACCTCACAGAATCTTTAATTTTGTCCAAGTTCAATTATGCTGATACCGTATATGGTCCTCGTCTTTTAGCAAAGACAAAAACATTGATTCAAAAAGTCCAAAATGCATGCGCAcgcttttgttttaatattcctCCACGAAATCATGTATCACCTTTCATTAACTCCGCCAAAATACTTAATATGCCGTGCCGCCGTTATATTCACTATCCACTCATCTCTTTAGcgttattaaaaatcaaaaacaattatatttatttgaaaaattaaattggtcCACGAGATCTCGTCTTGGTCTTCTTATTGTTAAGAGCCACAAATTAACAGCATTCAAGGGAAGTTTTAAATACGCCGCAACCAAAATCTGGAATAATCTCCCTTCTCCTCTTCGCTGTAATACATCTGTTAGTGTCTTTCGTAAcagtataaaagaaattacatCACTGCGAAAAATTAATGGTAATgccaataaagatttttactcACCATAGATTTCAAGTACCtatattggttttatttatatatttcttaataatttatataatataatatatattcataatatgtacattttatgaatatatattatattatattctgcAACTTGCATCACTGAATTTTATTACGGAtgtatgtttttcattttattctcAAGCCACGATACCTCCTGTcgacaattattattactgtattgttaattttaagtcGCATAGTTAGTTGTAACtttatgtaacattttgtcgcctaaaatattttctttctttattttctttactggtacaactaaggtacacaaacattgccaatgccAATGGAAGCAAAAAgcaccaattttcaatattgttgcagatttacgaccaaaattaccttctacgcaatcgtggtgcgagtttaaaggaaaaaggaaggatttagtggattatcctgaaaataataatactattttaggttattgtattatttggtcaactatGGTCATTTATAAACTGTTATAAACTTGATTTGGATCTTACCTGTCTGAAGtccataatttaataagtcttcacatgttaagtgttccgagctttttcgaccgtttactggctcgaaaattttacagcgttaGGCGtgtcccatagttttcgaagttttttatcttatgaagaagatttttcacaatatttctgcacccgaatatgctacatttttttatatattgtgctcacataatgaaaggattaataaagtactctaaaataaacgttttaatcgacatagaaAAAGGcagcaaagcttttgtgtatcTAAAATACAGTGCtttactctggcgggataaatgtgcagtaatactccttATTCTCAAATGAGGAAATTTCGGAGAACAGAGAATATCTTCTAGGATGTCTGCCTGCCGCGGATGCAGGCGATGTAGATGCCGATCACTACCGTACCTATTATTTCCATACAAAACACGATGGCAAAAAAATGTCGCTGGCAACATTGCAAAGCCAAACCAACCATACGCTAGCTAGCAATATCTAACCTCTATTTACGAATGTTCACGACTTGCacgtgtttattttgtttagacaatataaattatattatctattgtGGCAGTTATAAATAGTACATCGTGTACAATCTTTATTCAAGAACAAAGGTTTGCAAACCTAAGAAGCCGAAGTAACTGTGAAAATGACTGAAGTATTGCAACCGGGTGCCGAAGTTTTTTcagagaagaaaaagaagaaaaacaagGAAACTGTGACCCTTGGTGCGTTCCAGAAAATAGGAGACTTTAAAATTGAGCCATCGGAAAGCGTCGGAAAGTTGGATACAGCGTACTGGCCGCTTTTGTTGAAGAATTTCGATCGACTCAATGTGCGCACTAACCACTACACGCCCTTACCCTTTGGTCA
This genomic interval from Plodia interpunctella isolate USDA-ARS_2022_Savannah chromosome 30, ilPloInte3.2, whole genome shotgun sequence contains the following:
- the Polr2H gene encoding DNA-directed RNA polymerases I, II, and III subunit RPABC3, giving the protein MAGVLFEDIFNVKDMDPEGKKFDRVSRLHCESESFKMDLILDINSWIYPMELGDKFRLVLATTLREDGYPDGGEWNPLETEGNRADSFEYVMSGKVYRIEGDEAAMEPASRLAAYVSFGGLLMRLQGDANNLHGFEVDQHMYLLMKKLAF